Proteins encoded in a region of the Corynebacterium breve genome:
- a CDS encoding FUSC family protein, translated as MAKQRMGTLARLEIVDRSLQSRLSRVKKRLFSIFQAALAAGLAYWVASRFVGHELPFFAPIAVVIILGLSGGGRINRAFEMSLGCVLGVLLGDLLFVRLGSGAWQIAIAVAGSLLVASFFSKSQLVSNQVAIGSILIATIMPPGAETTGIDRTVDAIIGSVIALSVIAVLPASPLVSGRYEISNVLGLSSSVLDDVAKGLRTKDSVLIDEAIHAIQGSDSQVDAMLAATRSGAESTKISPLLWGARRYVRSLERVVGPVDSAVRNVRVLARRAMVLVRDNDTVSEQQVEIIDDLAKISLELSEIYDVKTELNQAQEIPILVNELRVLGAKASLDVLDEDSVLSAYAILAQSRSIIVDLLEICGMSRESANAVLAPTSETPAFPPELHEE; from the coding sequence ATGGCTAAGCAGCGAATGGGCACACTAGCCCGATTGGAAATAGTTGACCGTTCGTTGCAGTCGCGCCTCTCGCGGGTAAAGAAGCGCCTTTTCTCGATCTTCCAGGCAGCCCTCGCAGCCGGGTTAGCCTACTGGGTCGCCTCCCGGTTTGTCGGCCACGAGCTCCCATTTTTTGCACCCATCGCGGTGGTTATCATCCTTGGCCTTTCCGGCGGTGGCCGCATTAACCGAGCATTTGAGATGTCGCTGGGATGTGTCCTCGGGGTGCTCCTCGGCGATTTGCTTTTCGTGCGCCTTGGTTCAGGAGCCTGGCAAATAGCTATCGCAGTTGCCGGCAGTTTGCTGGTTGCATCGTTTTTCTCCAAATCCCAATTGGTCAGCAATCAAGTGGCAATCGGCTCGATCTTAATTGCGACAATCATGCCGCCAGGCGCGGAAACGACAGGTATCGATCGCACTGTCGATGCGATCATTGGCTCGGTCATCGCGCTTTCTGTGATCGCAGTGCTTCCCGCATCGCCACTGGTCTCGGGCCGGTACGAGATTTCAAACGTGCTCGGCCTGTCGTCGTCAGTGCTCGACGATGTTGCCAAAGGCTTGCGCACGAAGGATTCAGTGCTTATCGACGAAGCGATCCACGCGATCCAAGGATCGGATTCGCAGGTGGATGCGATGCTCGCTGCGACGAGGTCGGGTGCCGAGTCCACGAAGATTAGCCCACTACTGTGGGGTGCTCGTCGTTATGTCCGCAGCCTTGAGCGAGTGGTCGGGCCGGTAGATAGTGCGGTGCGCAACGTGCGGGTGTTGGCAAGGCGCGCGATGGTGCTGGTCCGAGACAATGACACGGTGAGCGAGCAACAGGTGGAGATCATCGACGATCTAGCCAAGATTTCGCTTGAGCTGTCGGAGATTTACGACGTAAAAACGGAGCTCAATCAAGCCCAGGAAATTCCGATCCTGGTGAATGAGCTCCGTGTGTTGGGGGCGAAAGCTTCCCTCGACGTCCTCGATGAGGACAGTGTTTTAAGTGCTTACGCCATTTTGGCGCAGAGTCGGTCCATCATCGTGGACCTGTTGGAGATCTGCGGAATGTCCCGTGAATCTGCCAACGCGGTACTTGCGCCAACCTCGGAAACTCCGGCGTTTCCGCCGGAGCTTCACGAGGAATAG
- the fbaA gene encoding class II fructose-bisphosphate aldolase — MPIATPEVYNAMLDKAKEGGYAFPAINCTSSETINAALKGFAEAESDGIIQFSTGGAEFGSGLAVKNKVAGATALAAFAHEAAKHYGINVALHTDHCQKEVLDEYVRPLIAISQERVDRGELPLFQSHMWDGSAVPIDENLEIAQELLEKARNANIILEIEIGVVGGEEDGVEAKAGANLYTTKEDFEKTIDAIGTGENGRYLLAATFGNVHGVYKPGNVKLKPEILKMGQDAAIEKLGLAADAQPFDFVFHGGSGSEKEKIEEALTYGVIKMNVDTDTQYAFTRPIVSHMFENYNGVLKIDGEVGNKKVYDPRSYMKKAEQSMSERVIEACQDLHSVGKSVSK; from the coding sequence ATGCCTATCGCAACGCCTGAGGTTTACAACGCAATGCTCGACAAGGCAAAGGAAGGCGGCTACGCTTTCCCAGCCATCAACTGCACTTCGTCCGAGACCATTAACGCAGCTCTGAAGGGCTTCGCTGAGGCTGAGTCCGACGGCATCATCCAGTTCTCCACTGGTGGTGCAGAGTTCGGTTCCGGCTTGGCTGTGAAGAACAAGGTTGCTGGCGCGACCGCCTTGGCTGCTTTCGCTCACGAGGCTGCGAAGCACTACGGCATCAACGTTGCCCTGCACACCGACCACTGCCAAAAGGAAGTTCTGGACGAGTACGTCCGCCCACTGATCGCTATCTCCCAGGAGCGCGTCGACCGCGGCGAGCTTCCACTGTTCCAGTCCCACATGTGGGATGGCTCCGCTGTCCCAATCGATGAGAACCTTGAGATCGCTCAGGAACTCCTAGAGAAGGCACGCAACGCAAACATCATCCTCGAAATCGAGATCGGTGTTGTTGGTGGCGAGGAAGACGGCGTTGAGGCAAAGGCTGGAGCGAACCTCTACACCACCAAGGAAGACTTCGAGAAGACCATCGACGCAATCGGCACCGGCGAAAACGGCCGCTACCTGCTGGCTGCAACCTTCGGCAACGTCCACGGTGTGTACAAGCCGGGCAACGTGAAGCTGAAGCCAGAGATTCTGAAGATGGGCCAGGACGCAGCAATCGAGAAGCTCGGCCTTGCAGCTGACGCGCAGCCTTTCGACTTCGTATTCCACGGTGGTTCCGGCTCCGAGAAGGAAAAGATTGAGGAAGCGCTGACCTACGGCGTAATCAAGATGAACGTTGACACTGATACCCAGTACGCGTTCACCCGCCCAATCGTTTCCCACATGTTTGAGAACTACAACGGAGTTCTGAAGATTGACGGCGAAGTCGGCAACAAGAAGGTTTACGACCCACGTTCTTACATGAAGAAGGCAGAGCAGTCCATGTCTGAGCGCGTCATCGAGGCATGCCAGGACCTGCACTCTGTTGGCAAGTCCGTGTCTAAGTAA
- a CDS encoding glycoside hydrolase family 76 protein, giving the protein MPETWAHRADLAEAAITERHASRLWGIPRTNMGVVSWPPTTKEKLFVRWHYWWQAHYLDCQVDAALRRDTKARRNRIQDTIRGVQLRNLGKLTKNRYYDDKAWMTLAMNRAAELDRVKRAKQLDDLEFNLIAGIDSLTGVLPWRLGETFYNVPSNGPSAIMMARTGRLDQAREVVDWMYDNLINDKGLVMDGVRMRMHGPEIVTKVYTYNQGVLMGASLEIALALRERAGLADDEAIDSYDDASRADESMQYITHIRSLVQAIALHLATPQGVIEEVGDGDGGLFKGILVRYLADVAMRLPEDTPANVATKKVAKRIVLASAESAWSHRLEVDGLPIFSSDWTADARLPHNYGLGPSSVPEAIGIIRIAERDLSVQLSGWMLLEAAARLTLDD; this is encoded by the coding sequence GTGCCAGAGACTTGGGCGCACCGCGCCGATCTTGCTGAAGCCGCCATCACTGAGCGGCATGCATCCCGTTTGTGGGGGATTCCGCGCACAAACATGGGCGTGGTGAGCTGGCCACCCACCACCAAGGAAAAACTCTTTGTCCGCTGGCACTACTGGTGGCAGGCACACTACTTGGACTGTCAGGTAGACGCTGCTTTGCGACGAGACACGAAAGCTCGCCGCAACCGTATCCAGGATACGATTCGTGGTGTCCAACTTCGCAACTTGGGCAAGCTGACGAAGAACCGGTACTACGACGATAAAGCGTGGATGACTCTGGCCATGAACCGCGCGGCCGAGCTGGATCGAGTCAAACGGGCGAAGCAGCTCGACGATCTCGAATTCAACCTCATCGCAGGCATCGACTCGCTCACTGGTGTTTTGCCATGGCGTCTTGGAGAGACCTTTTACAATGTGCCATCCAACGGCCCTTCTGCGATCATGATGGCGCGAACTGGCCGTCTCGATCAGGCTCGCGAGGTGGTCGACTGGATGTATGACAACCTCATCAACGACAAGGGCCTTGTCATGGACGGTGTGCGCATGCGCATGCACGGCCCCGAAATTGTGACCAAGGTGTACACCTATAATCAGGGCGTGCTTATGGGAGCCTCGCTGGAAATCGCATTAGCGCTGCGCGAGCGTGCAGGGCTTGCCGACGACGAGGCCATCGATTCCTATGATGATGCTTCCCGCGCCGACGAATCCATGCAGTACATCACGCATATTCGTTCGCTAGTGCAGGCGATTGCGCTGCACCTGGCGACTCCGCAGGGCGTGATCGAGGAAGTCGGCGACGGCGATGGTGGGCTGTTTAAGGGAATCCTTGTCCGGTATCTCGCTGATGTTGCGATGCGTCTTCCGGAAGATACTCCGGCCAATGTGGCGACGAAGAAGGTAGCCAAGCGCATCGTGCTTGCCAGCGCCGAGAGCGCATGGAGCCACCGTCTTGAGGTCGATGGTTTACCGATCTTCTCTTCTGATTGGACGGCGGACGCTCGCCTGCCGCATAACTACGGATTGGGGCCTTCGAGCGTTCCGGAGGCGATCGGAATCATCAGAATCGCCGAACGGGACTTATCTGTACAACTGTCGGGTTGGATGCTGCTAGAAGCAGCCGCGCGGCTTACTCTCGACGACTAA
- a CDS encoding TrmH family RNA methyltransferase has protein sequence MILALLSDDADAKGPTEWGEGRHGVGPWEGEWPTDEKYDREMLEHGDTRNVVDAYRYWTREAIVADIDTRRHPFHVAIENFENDANIGTVVRTANAFAADTVHIVGRRRWNRRGAMVTDRYQHLEHHADVETLVDWCVQRDLPIVAIDNTPGSIPLETAELPEKCMLLFGQEGPGVTAQARGAAVMTCSIAQFGSTRSINAGVAAGIAMHAWIRQHADLKHSWP, from the coding sequence ATGATCTTGGCCTTGCTTAGCGACGACGCCGATGCCAAAGGCCCTACCGAGTGGGGCGAAGGCCGGCACGGGGTTGGTCCGTGGGAGGGCGAGTGGCCAACTGATGAGAAGTACGACCGTGAGATGTTGGAGCATGGCGACACTCGAAACGTTGTTGATGCGTATCGCTACTGGACTCGCGAAGCGATCGTGGCAGACATCGACACCCGGCGGCATCCTTTTCATGTGGCGATTGAGAATTTTGAAAACGACGCCAACATTGGCACCGTCGTACGCACGGCCAATGCTTTTGCGGCGGACACCGTGCATATCGTGGGCAGGCGGCGCTGGAATCGCCGCGGCGCGATGGTGACGGATCGCTACCAGCACCTTGAACACCACGCCGACGTGGAAACACTTGTCGATTGGTGCGTCCAGCGTGACCTGCCGATCGTGGCGATAGACAATACCCCAGGGTCTATTCCGCTTGAAACCGCCGAGTTGCCAGAAAAATGTATGCTGTTGTTTGGACAAGAGGGCCCGGGTGTCACCGCGCAAGCTCGTGGGGCAGCGGTGATGACTTGCTCGATCGCTCAATTTGGTTCGACCCGCTCGATTAACGCCGGCGTTGCGGCTGGAATCGCAATGCATGCGTGGATTAGGCAACATGCTGACTTGAAACATTCGTGGCCCTAA
- the pyrE gene encoding orotate phosphoribosyltransferase: protein MANTQVDSAALKELAELVKELAVVHGKVTLSSGKEADYYVDLRRATLHHQASQLIGTLLRQLTADLDYVAVGGLTLGADPVATAVMHAAGEPVDAFVVRKEAKKHGMQRRVEGPSIVGKRVLVVEDTTTTGNSPLTAVEACRAEGAEVVAVATVVDRATGADQVLTDAGLEYRYLLGLDDLGLA from the coding sequence ATGGCTAACACACAGGTAGACTCCGCTGCCCTCAAAGAACTGGCGGAACTGGTCAAGGAACTCGCAGTAGTACACGGCAAGGTCACTTTGTCCTCCGGCAAAGAGGCTGATTACTACGTTGACCTGCGCCGCGCGACCCTGCACCACCAAGCATCCCAGCTGATTGGCACCCTGCTGCGCCAGCTCACCGCTGATCTGGACTATGTCGCTGTCGGCGGTTTGACCTTGGGCGCGGACCCAGTTGCTACCGCCGTGATGCACGCTGCTGGCGAGCCGGTCGACGCCTTTGTCGTGCGCAAGGAAGCGAAAAAGCATGGCATGCAGCGTCGTGTTGAAGGCCCATCGATCGTCGGCAAGCGAGTGCTTGTTGTGGAAGACACCACCACCACCGGAAACTCCCCGCTCACCGCGGTGGAAGCGTGTCGCGCCGAGGGCGCCGAGGTTGTGGCAGTTGCTACTGTCGTTGATCGCGCGACCGGCGCTGACCAGGTGCTCACGGACGCAGGCCTGGAATACCGTTACTTGCTTGGTCTGGATGATCTTGGCCTTGCTTAG
- a CDS encoding sulfurtransferase translates to MTVFISAEQLADEIRHGKKLTVLSTNWEAQEGLAWRRFQSEHVPTALFCDPSVSLAGMPGSKRGRNPMPPIARLQEAFQKWGMQHDRPVVVYDSRSGVFAARAWWILRWAGVEDVKILDGGLREWERKGLPVLGGPGNITVSSDVEVQPDSLPTATMDEVREFHGLLVDARNENRWAGRREVLDLKAGHIPGALNVPVDELFDENKMVGSVDLIRDRLAQVGVTQNTDPDSAIVYSGSGNHSALLLAAMAHAGLPIISHYVGGWSQWSANQENQVARAI, encoded by the coding sequence ATGACGGTCTTTATTAGCGCTGAACAGCTCGCAGATGAAATTCGCCACGGTAAGAAGCTCACTGTTTTGTCCACCAACTGGGAAGCACAAGAAGGCCTTGCTTGGCGCCGTTTCCAGTCGGAGCACGTGCCAACTGCACTGTTTTGTGACCCATCGGTATCGCTTGCGGGTATGCCGGGTTCCAAGCGCGGTCGCAACCCGATGCCTCCCATTGCACGCCTGCAGGAGGCGTTTCAGAAGTGGGGCATGCAGCACGATCGTCCGGTAGTTGTCTATGACTCCCGTTCCGGAGTATTCGCAGCTCGGGCGTGGTGGATCCTGCGCTGGGCTGGTGTCGAAGATGTCAAGATTCTCGACGGCGGCCTGCGTGAGTGGGAGCGAAAGGGCTTGCCGGTGCTCGGCGGTCCGGGAAATATCACCGTCTCCTCTGATGTCGAGGTGCAGCCTGATTCTTTGCCTACCGCGACGATGGACGAGGTTCGTGAATTCCATGGCCTGCTTGTAGACGCGCGCAACGAAAACCGCTGGGCTGGTCGTCGTGAAGTTCTTGACCTCAAGGCCGGACACATCCCAGGAGCTTTGAACGTGCCGGTGGATGAACTTTTCGACGAGAACAAGATGGTTGGCTCCGTCGACCTGATCCGTGACCGTCTCGCGCAGGTGGGCGTTACCCAAAACACTGATCCTGACTCCGCGATTGTTTACTCGGGTTCTGGCAACCACTCCGCGCTGTTGCTCGCAGCTATGGCACATGCTGGGCTTCCGATCATTTCTCACTACGTTGGCGGTTGGTCGCAGTGGAGCGCTAACCAAGAAAATCAGGTAGCCCGCGCCATCTAA
- a CDS encoding DUF4265 domain-containing protein, translating to MMSFDSTTTIVTRVPLPGVENEELAAHDLGGGHFVVASVPFVDTTLAVGDIVECVRVGGKYHVNQVIVRGGASTVRILPQEPEDLASTLLAFGCRVEVGPGGMLAASIGPECPREGIQEWLDSLEDDGVIQVAPGYTAGSD from the coding sequence ATGATGTCTTTCGATTCCACGACGACGATTGTGACACGAGTTCCTTTGCCCGGTGTGGAAAACGAAGAGTTAGCTGCCCATGATTTGGGTGGCGGACACTTTGTTGTCGCGAGTGTCCCGTTTGTGGATACGACTTTGGCAGTAGGCGACATTGTGGAATGTGTGCGCGTTGGTGGTAAATACCACGTTAATCAGGTGATCGTGCGCGGTGGGGCGTCGACGGTGCGGATTCTTCCCCAAGAACCAGAAGACCTTGCGAGTACCTTGTTGGCTTTCGGGTGCCGCGTCGAAGTTGGCCCAGGCGGCATGCTGGCAGCCTCAATTGGGCCGGAATGCCCGCGCGAAGGAATCCAGGAATGGCTGGACTCACTTGAAGACGACGGGGTAATCCAAGTCGCACCTGGGTACACGGCGGGATCTGACTAA
- a CDS encoding DUF7373 family lipoprotein: MGKFKVGVAAVLSMVMLSACSTDGGDEGGESGSQVSDQQGVGSGNDGSDWRALDIIPENGLLRLPPASEIPVQFQYIFQSGDIASQMALPFEGDESINQGLGRIDVEQATMVTSFMSPNQAQIVQDTGLVVGHYFVGASEHNLSDPQRKEAKHALLRFNTEEDAKSVVEQIAGEMATNGEQPIAQLPVPWAETPAENLGETRAFSAQPGPTRMGVPDDVNAGHRTHRTLTPIGEYVFWTETIALSDDPAWAEGYATKVIEKQRALVPEIESLKTEGGVGMYDELPDKEYAALELYNSQPLSHESQNEPQNFSPRGYAMNYENAKAVYEVLLDTKTEHIVQDGSVVFASADEQGAQKLQDFFVEELKAKGGTEYDEPQGIENTVCLESQGVDGDENTCVMRYGSAVVMTKQDNSVYSEVNNINPKKTLSELLATSYASFRLADELGIPLNSNRGDAREIFKANFDEDEHPLES; encoded by the coding sequence ATGGGCAAATTTAAAGTCGGCGTCGCGGCGGTATTAAGCATGGTCATGCTTTCTGCATGTAGCACCGACGGTGGCGACGAAGGCGGCGAATCGGGTTCGCAGGTCTCGGATCAGCAAGGTGTGGGCAGTGGCAACGACGGCTCTGACTGGCGTGCGCTGGACATTATCCCCGAAAATGGGCTTCTGCGTCTCCCGCCGGCCAGTGAGATTCCGGTGCAGTTCCAATACATCTTCCAATCTGGTGACATCGCTAGCCAGATGGCGCTTCCGTTTGAGGGCGACGAGTCGATCAATCAAGGTCTTGGCCGAATCGATGTTGAACAGGCGACGATGGTGACTAGCTTCATGTCGCCAAACCAGGCGCAGATTGTGCAAGACACCGGCTTGGTTGTCGGACATTATTTCGTCGGTGCGAGCGAGCACAACCTAAGTGATCCGCAGCGGAAAGAAGCCAAGCACGCGTTGCTGCGTTTCAACACAGAGGAAGACGCGAAGAGCGTAGTCGAGCAGATCGCAGGAGAAATGGCGACCAACGGCGAGCAGCCGATTGCCCAGCTGCCTGTCCCGTGGGCGGAGACACCTGCCGAGAATCTGGGAGAGACACGGGCGTTCTCCGCTCAACCTGGACCAACCCGCATGGGCGTGCCGGATGATGTCAACGCGGGCCATCGAACGCACCGCACGTTGACACCAATCGGGGAGTACGTCTTCTGGACGGAGACGATAGCGCTGAGCGACGATCCTGCGTGGGCTGAGGGTTACGCGACCAAGGTCATCGAGAAGCAGCGCGCATTGGTGCCGGAGATCGAGTCGTTGAAGACAGAGGGTGGCGTTGGTATGTATGACGAGCTGCCCGACAAAGAATATGCGGCGTTGGAGCTCTACAACTCGCAGCCGCTAAGCCACGAATCGCAAAATGAGCCGCAAAACTTCTCGCCACGTGGTTATGCGATGAACTACGAAAACGCCAAGGCGGTGTATGAAGTCCTTCTAGACACCAAAACGGAGCACATCGTACAAGACGGTTCCGTGGTGTTTGCCTCCGCCGATGAGCAAGGGGCGCAGAAACTGCAGGATTTCTTCGTTGAGGAGTTGAAGGCGAAAGGTGGCACCGAGTACGACGAGCCACAGGGGATCGAGAACACGGTCTGCCTTGAATCCCAAGGCGTCGATGGCGACGAAAACACCTGCGTGATGCGCTATGGCAGTGCGGTGGTGATGACTAAGCAGGACAATTCGGTATACAGCGAAGTAAATAACATCAATCCGAAGAAGACTCTGTCCGAGTTGCTCGCGACAAGCTACGCAAGCTTTAGGCTTGCCGACGAGCTGGGGATCCCACTCAACAGCAACCGAGGCGACGCGCGCGAAATCTTTAAAGCGAACTTCGACGAAGATGAACACCCGCTGGAGAGCTGA